In Yersinia enterocolitica subsp. enterocolitica, one DNA window encodes the following:
- a CDS encoding DUF6088 family protein → MILKQKLLRSIANRKGIVVLRSELEHLGSKSQVSKALSELVKEGVLIRVSLGVYAKTRFNRFAGKRTVAAPFETVVEETFKKLNVKVTQGKALEDYNAGRTTQIPMQLQVRTPGRKISRNITVSGKNVKYEKTYG, encoded by the coding sequence ATGATTTTGAAGCAAAAACTGTTGCGCTCCATCGCCAACCGGAAAGGTATTGTTGTACTGCGTTCGGAGCTGGAACACTTGGGTAGCAAATCGCAAGTTAGCAAGGCATTGTCTGAACTCGTTAAAGAGGGCGTATTAATTCGGGTTAGCCTTGGCGTGTATGCAAAAACTCGATTTAACCGATTTGCGGGGAAAAGGACGGTAGCCGCACCATTTGAAACTGTTGTGGAAGAAACATTCAAAAAACTCAACGTGAAAGTCACTCAGGGCAAGGCCTTAGAGGATTATAACGCGGGAAGAACGACACAGATCCCAATGCAGCTCCAAGTCAGAACTCCAGGAAGGAAAATATCCAGAAACATCACTGTTTCGGGTAAAAATGTAAAATATGAAAAAACTTACGGATGA
- a CDS encoding GNAT family N-acetyltransferase, with translation MEVRLASPDEAGQLWLVRNKAIRHGCRNVYDEKILIAWTPNQMPEGYPKAVACNPFFVIDDPVSQLAVATGFLDLSSASVEAIFTLPEFEGRGMASLILTAIKQEAKLRGFAKLTLAATPNASVFYERNGFILIGESFYPSQLAQANLRCMDMVCYL, from the coding sequence ATGGAGGTCAGGTTGGCGTCACCTGATGAAGCAGGTCAGTTATGGTTGGTAAGGAATAAGGCCATAAGGCATGGGTGTCGAAATGTGTATGATGAAAAAATATTGATAGCTTGGACACCGAACCAGATGCCCGAGGGATATCCTAAGGCAGTGGCGTGTAATCCATTTTTTGTTATTGATGACCCAGTTAGCCAGCTTGCTGTTGCCACTGGATTTTTAGATCTCTCATCCGCTAGCGTCGAAGCTATTTTTACATTACCTGAATTTGAAGGCCGCGGTATGGCGTCTTTGATTTTGACTGCCATCAAGCAAGAAGCAAAACTGCGGGGTTTTGCAAAGTTAACACTGGCCGCAACACCTAATGCATCGGTATTTTATGAAAGGAATGGATTTATACTCATTGGCGAGAGTTTTTATCCATCCCAGTTGGCGCAAGCCAATCTGAGATGTATGGATATGGTCTGTTATTTATAG
- the xylR gene encoding D-xylose utilization transcriptional activator XylR (D-xylose enhances binding of XylR to the xyl promoter and activates transcription.) has translation MFEKRYRITLLFNANKVYDRQVVEGVGEYLQASQCDWDIFIEEDFRCRIENIRDWLGDGVIADFDDRQIEQLLANVDVPIIGVGGSYHQPEDYPAVDYIATDNAALVEAAFMHLKEKGLNRFAFHGLPASSDKRWAQEREYAFRQLVAAEQYQGVVYQGMATAPANWQYTQNRLADWVQTLPHQTGIIAVTDARARHLLQVCEHLDIAVPEKLSVIGIDNEELTRYLSRVALSSVVQGTRQMGYRAAKLLHQRLNQRQKQQEAAPLQRILVPPVKVMARRSTDFRSLRDPAVIQAMHYIRHHACKGIKVEQVLDAVGMSRSNLEKRFKDDIGQTIHGVIHEEKLDRARNLLSATSLPINEISQMCGYPSLQYFYSVFKKGYSITPKEHRDKYGEVSY, from the coding sequence ATGTTTGAGAAACGCTACCGGATAACCTTGTTATTTAATGCTAACAAAGTATACGACCGGCAAGTGGTGGAAGGTGTCGGTGAATATTTGCAGGCCTCACAGTGCGACTGGGATATCTTTATAGAAGAGGATTTTCGCTGCCGCATTGAGAATATCAGGGATTGGTTAGGCGATGGTGTTATTGCCGATTTTGATGATCGGCAGATAGAGCAACTGCTGGCGAATGTTGATGTTCCAATTATCGGCGTGGGGGGGTCTTACCATCAGCCAGAGGATTATCCGGCAGTAGATTATATTGCAACGGATAACGCGGCTCTGGTTGAGGCGGCATTTATGCATCTGAAAGAGAAGGGTTTAAACCGTTTTGCTTTTCATGGCTTGCCGGCCAGTAGTGATAAACGCTGGGCGCAGGAGCGAGAGTATGCCTTCCGGCAATTAGTCGCGGCAGAGCAATATCAAGGAGTGGTCTATCAGGGGATGGCCACTGCACCCGCTAACTGGCAATACACGCAAAATCGGCTGGCAGACTGGGTGCAAACTTTGCCACATCAGACGGGAATTATTGCTGTCACTGATGCGCGGGCGCGCCATTTATTGCAAGTGTGCGAGCATCTGGACATTGCAGTGCCAGAGAAATTGAGTGTGATTGGTATTGATAATGAAGAACTAACCCGCTATTTATCGCGAGTGGCACTTTCGTCGGTGGTGCAGGGGACGCGGCAGATGGGCTATCGTGCGGCTAAGTTATTGCATCAGCGCCTTAATCAGCGCCAGAAACAACAAGAAGCTGCGCCGTTGCAGCGTATTCTGGTGCCTCCGGTGAAAGTGATGGCGCGGCGTTCGACAGATTTTCGGTCATTACGCGATCCGGCCGTGATTCAGGCGATGCACTATATCCGCCATCACGCCTGCAAGGGGATTAAGGTTGAACAGGTGCTGGATGCAGTAGGGATGTCGCGCTCAAATCTGGAAAAGCGCTTCAAAGATGATATTGGGCAGACTATTCATGGTGTTATTCATGAAGAGAAGCTCGATCGGGCGCGCAATTTGTTATCTGCAACTTCATTACCCATCAATGAAATATCTCAAATGTGCGGTTATCCATCGCTGCAATATTTCTATTCGGTCTTCAAAAAAGGCTATTCGATCACGCCAAAAGAGCATCGTGATAAGTATGGCGAGGTCAGCTATTAG
- the xylF gene encoding D-xylose ABC transporter substrate-binding protein, whose translation MKFKNILLSACAALVMFSQPGFSKEIKIGMAIDDLRLERWQKDRDIFVNKAESLGAKVFVQSANGNEETQMSQIENMINRGVDVLVIIPYNGQVLSNVIAEAKREGIKVLAYDRMINNADIDFYISFDNEKVGELQAKSLVERVPQGNYFLMGGSPVDNNAKLFRQGQMTVLNPLIKEGKIKIVGDQWVDAWLPENALKIMENALTANNNKIDAVVASNDATAGGAIQALAAQGLAGKVAISGQDADLAAIKRIVAGTQTMTVYKPISKLANDAAEIAVSLGKGEEPKANSKLNNGIKDVPAYLLTPIQVDKNNIDSTIIADGFHKKSDIY comes from the coding sequence ATGAAATTTAAGAACATTTTACTCTCCGCATGTGCCGCACTGGTCATGTTTAGCCAGCCCGGATTCAGTAAAGAAATTAAAATCGGTATGGCAATAGACGATCTTCGCCTTGAACGTTGGCAGAAAGACCGCGATATTTTTGTTAACAAGGCTGAGTCTCTCGGCGCTAAAGTATTTGTTCAATCAGCGAATGGCAATGAAGAAACTCAAATGTCGCAGATTGAGAATATGATTAACCGTGGTGTCGATGTCTTGGTTATTATTCCTTATAACGGGCAAGTATTAAGTAATGTAATCGCCGAAGCAAAACGGGAAGGAATAAAAGTATTAGCTTATGACCGTATGATAAATAATGCTGACATTGACTTTTATATCTCTTTCGATAATGAAAAAGTAGGTGAATTACAAGCTAAAAGTCTGGTTGAACGCGTGCCACAAGGTAATTATTTCCTGATGGGCGGTTCGCCGGTAGACAATAATGCCAAGCTGTTCCGTCAGGGGCAGATGACAGTGCTTAATCCATTGATAAAAGAAGGGAAAATAAAAATTGTCGGTGATCAGTGGGTTGATGCCTGGTTACCAGAAAATGCCTTAAAAATCATGGAAAATGCGCTAACAGCTAACAATAACAAAATTGATGCTGTCGTGGCGTCTAATGATGCCACCGCCGGTGGGGCTATTCAGGCGTTAGCAGCACAAGGTTTGGCGGGTAAAGTGGCTATTTCTGGACAGGATGCTGATTTAGCGGCAATAAAGCGTATTGTTGCTGGCACCCAAACTATGACGGTATATAAGCCAATCAGTAAATTAGCCAACGATGCTGCGGAAATTGCGGTAAGTTTGGGTAAAGGCGAGGAACCAAAAGCAAATAGTAAATTAAATAACGGTATAAAAGATGTTCCTGCTTATTTGTTAACACCGATTCAGGTAGATAAAAATAATATCGATAGCACAATCATCGCAGATGGATTCCACAAGAAATCGGACATTTACTAA
- a CDS encoding nucleotidyl transferase AbiEii/AbiGii toxin family protein, producing MKKLTDEQIADIQDAEAAGLLNGLPAFVAEKDVHVTDALRVLANLNVVHEAQLKGFDPRSKKLPVEPVNIELPVRLVFAGGTCLSKAYNLISRMSEDIDIKVILPEVPNTYKLKNECSSDKARLKDIHKKLTTKLEELGFYLTDKEGENPEINDRHRHYNVDLSYQGNFSSGVSNPLRSCIKVELINRPINLSTEKLKINYLYQQLVNGKSYPDFDIECINISETLAEKVLSLLRRFAMYCAGVKQAEFDEALVRHIYDVWRIYTIKPKAINAAASMFGHSVKTDMEEYSQQFQAFVDDPYSVLSKSLDVIKNTKDGQGKWLNHLYITRLSPLVYSQEPHSYEEALASFVEVANHLLRALAEK from the coding sequence ATGAAAAAACTTACGGATGAGCAAATTGCTGATATTCAGGATGCGGAAGCTGCGGGCCTGCTAAATGGCCTGCCAGCATTTGTCGCTGAAAAAGATGTGCATGTAACAGATGCATTGCGTGTATTAGCTAACTTGAATGTAGTGCATGAGGCACAGTTAAAAGGATTTGACCCTAGAAGTAAAAAATTACCTGTTGAGCCAGTAAATATAGAGCTTCCTGTCCGATTAGTGTTTGCTGGCGGTACTTGCTTATCGAAAGCTTATAACTTGATTAGTCGGATGTCAGAAGATATTGATATAAAAGTCATTCTTCCAGAGGTTCCGAACACCTATAAATTAAAAAATGAATGCTCATCTGATAAAGCAAGACTGAAAGATATTCATAAAAAACTGACAACAAAGCTAGAAGAACTAGGTTTCTACCTTACTGATAAAGAAGGTGAAAACCCTGAAATTAATGATAGGCACCGTCATTATAATGTTGATTTAAGCTATCAAGGGAATTTCAGTAGCGGTGTTTCTAACCCTCTGCGTAGCTGTATAAAAGTAGAATTAATAAATCGTCCCATTAATTTATCTACTGAGAAGTTAAAGATTAATTATCTTTATCAACAATTAGTAAATGGTAAAAGCTACCCTGATTTTGATATCGAATGTATCAACATATCCGAAACCCTTGCCGAAAAGGTCTTATCTCTTCTAAGACGATTTGCAATGTATTGTGCTGGCGTGAAGCAAGCCGAATTTGATGAGGCGCTAGTACGGCATATTTATGATGTATGGCGCATATACACAATAAAACCCAAAGCGATTAATGCTGCTGCTAGTATGTTCGGGCACTCAGTAAAAACTGATATGGAAGAATATTCACAGCAATTTCAGGCATTCGTTGATGACCCGTATAGTGTCCTGAGTAAAAGTCTTGATGTCATAAAAAATACTAAAGATGGGCAGGGTAAATGGTTGAACCATTTATACATAACGAGGCTTAGCCCACTGGTTTATTCGCAGGAACCACACTCCTATGAAGAGGCGTTGGCAAGTTTTGTCGAGGTAGCTAACCACTTACTCCGGGCCTTAGCTGAAAAGTGA
- a CDS encoding LacI family DNA-binding transcriptional regulator produces MPTIDDVSKLANVSRATVSRVLTGTRGVRDESREAVLRAVEQLNYRPSFAAQSLASQTSSYVGIVLPTCEAQLSAILLPQLSRAMKNLNKTLIVQYVNDDAEQQMFIEELQHQCVAVVVLGKLSANAPHNVIAFDQFAVTGAESRGYDYAFATESACRYVIGKGHRNIALLIDNEDDDASLQMVEGYRNVLQNFSLPFNRQLLLAAKNNVEQALLTLINSLTRYSVIIVKRDSYAAEAMRLMREFNIVVPQEVSLLSLEDSPLASLLYPPLTCISYPTEQLLENCLQRIRSLIEQHPIFVPEGHAVTGRLIARASVADIS; encoded by the coding sequence ATGCCAACAATCGATGATGTTTCCAAGTTAGCCAATGTTTCCAGAGCCACGGTATCGCGCGTTCTTACCGGAACACGCGGCGTGCGCGACGAAAGTCGGGAAGCAGTATTACGTGCTGTCGAGCAACTCAATTATCGCCCGAGTTTTGCCGCCCAAAGTCTGGCCAGCCAGACTTCCAGCTACGTTGGCATTGTACTACCGACTTGTGAAGCACAGCTTTCTGCCATTCTGTTGCCACAGTTGTCCCGTGCAATGAAAAACCTCAATAAAACACTTATTGTTCAGTATGTTAATGACGATGCTGAACAGCAAATGTTTATCGAGGAACTCCAACACCAATGTGTGGCTGTCGTCGTATTGGGGAAACTCAGCGCTAACGCGCCGCACAACGTCATTGCATTCGATCAGTTTGCTGTTACCGGAGCAGAAAGTCGCGGCTATGACTATGCGTTTGCGACAGAAAGCGCCTGCCGATACGTGATTGGTAAAGGCCATAGAAATATCGCGTTACTCATTGATAATGAAGATGATGATGCCAGCCTCCAGATGGTGGAGGGTTATCGTAATGTGCTGCAAAACTTCTCACTACCTTTTAACCGGCAGCTATTGTTAGCCGCAAAAAATAACGTTGAGCAAGCCTTACTGACTCTGATTAACAGCCTTACCCGTTATTCAGTCATCATTGTAAAACGCGATAGCTATGCCGCTGAAGCTATGCGCCTGATGCGTGAATTTAACATTGTCGTACCACAGGAGGTTTCTTTGCTAAGTCTGGAAGACTCTCCACTAGCCTCACTGCTTTACCCGCCGCTAACTTGTATTTCTTATCCTACAGAACAGTTATTAGAAAATTGCCTGCAACGCATACGCAGCCTAATTGAACAGCATCCCATTTTTGTTCCTGAAGGGCATGCAGTGACCGGTAGGTTAATTGCCAGAGCCTCTGTTGCTGATATTTCTTGA
- a CDS encoding xylose ABC transporter ATP-binding protein, with product MPYLLEMKEITKQFGVVKAVDNISLTLEAGQVLSLCGENGSGKSTLMKVLCGIYPAGSYQGGIIFSGEILQAKNIRETEQKGIAIIHQELALVKQMSVLENMFLGSEWGRFGIMDYDAMYLRCQRMLAQVKLVVDPHTPVGELGLGQQQLVEIAKALNKQVRLLVLDEPTASLTESETAILLDIIRDLRNHGIACIYISHKLNEVKAISDHICVIRDGHHIGTRSAATMSEDDIIAMMVGRELKELYPHEAHHIGEEILRVENICAWHPVNRHIRRVDDVSFSLKRGEILGVAGLVGSGRTETVQCLFGVYFGRWQGEIFIDGKAVTISNCQQAMKLGIAMVPEDRKKDGIVPVMGVGANITLAALDDFTGSFSMLDDAKEQSIIVQSLARLKVKTSSSELAIARLSGGNQQKAILAKCLLLNPRILILDEPTRGIDIGAKYEIYKLINQLVQQGIAVIVISSELPEVLGLSDRVLVMHQGRIKADLINHNLTQEKVMEAALRSETHVAS from the coding sequence ATGCCCTACCTGCTAGAAATGAAAGAAATTACCAAGCAGTTCGGTGTCGTTAAGGCGGTGGATAATATCAGCCTGACATTGGAAGCCGGGCAAGTATTATCTTTATGTGGCGAAAATGGCTCTGGAAAGTCCACATTAATGAAAGTGTTATGTGGTATTTACCCCGCAGGTTCCTATCAGGGGGGAATAATTTTCTCAGGTGAGATACTTCAGGCAAAAAATATTCGTGAAACCGAACAAAAAGGCATCGCGATAATTCATCAAGAATTAGCATTGGTGAAGCAAATGTCGGTGCTGGAAAATATGTTTCTCGGCTCCGAATGGGGGCGTTTTGGCATTATGGATTACGACGCTATGTACCTGCGCTGCCAACGAATGCTGGCCCAGGTCAAACTGGTGGTAGACCCTCATACCCCAGTGGGGGAATTGGGGCTTGGGCAGCAGCAATTGGTGGAAATTGCCAAAGCGCTGAACAAACAAGTTCGGTTGCTGGTACTGGATGAACCGACCGCTTCTTTAACCGAAAGCGAAACGGCTATTTTGCTGGATATTATCCGTGATCTACGCAATCACGGCATTGCCTGTATCTATATCTCGCATAAATTGAATGAAGTGAAAGCGATATCAGATCATATCTGTGTGATCCGCGATGGCCACCATATCGGCACTCGCTCTGCGGCGACCATGAGTGAAGATGACATCATCGCCATGATGGTTGGCCGTGAACTGAAAGAACTCTATCCACACGAAGCCCACCACATTGGTGAGGAAATTCTGCGAGTGGAAAATATCTGTGCCTGGCACCCGGTAAACCGCCATATCCGGCGAGTGGATGATGTCTCTTTCTCTTTAAAACGCGGGGAGATATTAGGTGTCGCTGGGCTAGTGGGGTCTGGCCGAACAGAAACAGTGCAATGCTTATTCGGTGTTTACTTTGGTCGCTGGCAAGGCGAGATATTTATTGATGGTAAAGCTGTGACCATCAGTAATTGCCAACAAGCCATGAAACTTGGGATTGCCATGGTGCCAGAAGATCGTAAGAAAGACGGCATCGTACCGGTTATGGGTGTGGGGGCTAATATCACACTGGCTGCGCTAGATGACTTCACCGGCTCTTTCAGCATGCTGGATGACGCCAAAGAACAATCAATTATTGTGCAATCACTTGCCAGGTTAAAGGTGAAAACTTCCTCTTCTGAGCTGGCCATTGCCCGACTCAGTGGGGGTAATCAGCAAAAAGCCATTCTTGCCAAATGCTTGCTACTGAACCCACGAATTTTGATTCTCGATGAACCGACGCGCGGTATCGACATTGGTGCAAAATATGAAATTTATAAACTTATCAATCAATTAGTTCAGCAGGGGATTGCGGTCATTGTGATTTCCTCTGAACTACCTGAGGTATTGGGATTAAGTGATCGGGTGCTGGTCATGCATCAAGGGCGCATCAAAGCCGATCTCATTAACCATAATCTGACGCAAGAGAAGGTCATGGAAGCCGCACTCAGGAGTGAAACCCATGTCGCAAGCTAA
- a CDS encoding tyrosine-type recombinase/integrase, translating into MKLNARQVETAKQKEKSYKLTDGGGLYLEVRASGAKYWRMKYRYGGKEKRIAFGVYPHVSLADARQKRETAKKLLASGTDPGETKKAEKLAQKIAMENSFELMAREWHKNKADRWSLRYREEIIDTFEKDIFPFIGRRPIADIKPMELLETLKRMEKRGALEKMRKVRQRCGEVFRYAIITGRAEYNPAPDLAGALQTHKKQHLPFLTAQELPYFLRDLAGYTGSIITKTATRIIMLTGVRTQELRFVRWEDLDLDKGLWHIPPEHMKMKRPHVVPLSIQVITAFKQLHPLTHHYPLVFIGRNDHRKPISKESINQVIELLGYKGRLTGHGFRHTMSTILHEQGYNSAWIETQLAHVDKNSIRGTYNHAQYLDGRQEMLQWYSDYMDSLELGGNVLHGTFGQRR; encoded by the coding sequence ATGAAACTCAATGCCCGCCAGGTAGAGACTGCAAAGCAGAAAGAGAAATCCTACAAGTTGACTGATGGGGGAGGGTTATATCTCGAAGTCAGGGCCAGTGGGGCGAAATACTGGCGTATGAAATACCGCTATGGCGGCAAAGAGAAGCGCATTGCTTTTGGGGTTTATCCCCATGTATCGCTGGCCGATGCACGTCAAAAACGAGAAACGGCGAAGAAGCTTTTAGCCTCCGGAACAGATCCCGGAGAGACTAAAAAAGCTGAGAAATTGGCGCAAAAAATAGCGATGGAAAATAGCTTTGAATTAATGGCGCGGGAATGGCATAAAAATAAAGCCGATCGCTGGTCATTGCGTTATCGCGAAGAAATTATCGATACCTTTGAAAAAGATATTTTCCCCTTTATTGGCCGTCGCCCAATAGCTGATATTAAACCAATGGAATTGCTGGAAACGCTCAAACGCATGGAAAAGCGTGGCGCATTGGAGAAAATGCGTAAAGTACGCCAGCGCTGCGGCGAAGTATTTCGTTATGCCATTATTACCGGGCGCGCGGAATATAATCCGGCACCGGATTTAGCCGGTGCTTTGCAAACCCATAAGAAACAGCATTTACCTTTCCTCACAGCTCAAGAGTTGCCTTATTTCTTACGAGATTTAGCGGGCTATACTGGCAGCATAATTACTAAAACTGCCACTCGGATTATTATGTTGACCGGTGTTCGCACCCAAGAACTGCGTTTTGTCCGTTGGGAGGATCTTGATCTCGATAAAGGCTTATGGCACATCCCTCCTGAGCACATGAAAATGAAACGCCCCCATGTTGTTCCTCTTTCTATTCAAGTTATTACCGCGTTTAAGCAACTCCACCCGCTGACCCATCATTATCCGCTGGTATTCATTGGCCGTAATGACCACCGCAAACCCATCAGTAAAGAGAGCATCAATCAGGTGATTGAACTGCTGGGTTATAAAGGGCGGTTAACTGGACATGGTTTTCGCCACACCATGAGCACTATCTTGCACGAGCAAGGCTATAACTCTGCATGGATTGAAACTCAGCTTGCTCATGTGGATAAAAACTCAATTCGTGGCACGTATAACCATGCTCAATATCTCGATGGGCGACAGGAGATGTTGCAGTGGTATTCAGATTATATGGATAGCCTTGAACTAGGGGGTAATGTGTTGCATGGCACTTTTGGTCAGCGACGATAA
- the fic gene encoding protein adenylyltransferase Fic, protein MIWNPTQPYNDLPRLPPKQEIETKRVLKACVEARTALEGLKRAGELLPNQNLLINLIPILEAKDSSEIENIVTTTDKLFQYSSEDSNADPMTKEALRYRTALYEGYQELKDRPLCVNTALKVCNTIKNSKMEIRKIPGTALKNQATGETIYTPPVGERNIIELLSDWEKFIHQEDDLDPLVKLAVIHYQFEAIHPFSDGNGRTGRVINLLFLIDKNLITLPILYLSRYIIKNKNSYYSLLLKVTKDGDWESWILFILSAIENTSKWTLEKINAIRELMEHTSSHMKNEINDIYSYELLQCIFEQPYCRIQNLVSNGIAKRQTASNYLKKLCKINILHEIHSGKEKLFVNYNLINLMSDDENKFSRYF, encoded by the coding sequence ATGATATGGAACCCTACACAACCGTATAATGACCTGCCACGATTGCCGCCAAAACAAGAAATTGAGACTAAGCGTGTACTAAAAGCATGCGTTGAAGCGAGAACTGCACTTGAAGGATTAAAACGGGCGGGCGAGTTATTACCGAATCAGAACCTTCTCATTAATCTAATTCCTATTTTAGAAGCTAAAGATAGCTCTGAGATAGAAAATATTGTGACAACTACTGATAAGTTATTCCAGTATTCCAGTGAGGACAGTAATGCTGATCCTATGACAAAGGAAGCATTAAGATATAGGACTGCACTTTATGAAGGTTATCAAGAATTAAAAGATAGGCCGCTATGTGTAAATACAGCATTAAAGGTTTGTAATACGATCAAAAACTCAAAAATGGAGATCAGGAAAATTCCAGGGACAGCATTAAAAAACCAAGCTACTGGTGAGACCATTTATACGCCCCCAGTTGGAGAGAGAAATATTATAGAATTACTTTCAGATTGGGAGAAATTTATCCATCAAGAGGATGATCTTGATCCTTTAGTTAAATTAGCAGTTATACATTATCAATTTGAAGCTATCCATCCGTTTTCTGATGGAAATGGTCGCACAGGGAGAGTCATTAATTTATTGTTTTTAATAGATAAAAATCTAATCACCTTACCTATTCTTTATTTGAGTCGATACATTATTAAAAATAAAAATAGTTATTACTCCTTATTATTGAAAGTAACAAAAGATGGTGATTGGGAATCATGGATTTTATTTATACTGTCTGCGATTGAGAATACATCAAAATGGACGTTAGAAAAAATAAATGCAATTCGTGAACTAATGGAACATACGTCATCACATATGAAAAATGAAATTAACGATATTTATAGCTATGAATTATTGCAGTGTATTTTCGAGCAACCCTACTGTAGAATACAAAATTTAGTGAGTAATGGGATCGCAAAAAGGCAGACAGCATCAAACTATTTAAAGAAGTTGTGTAAAATAAATATATTGCATGAAATTCACTCAGGAAAAGAAAAGCTCTTTGTCAATTATAATTTAATTAATTTAATGAGCGATGATGAGAATAAATTCTCTCGCTATTTTTGA
- the xylH gene encoding xylose ABC transporter permease XylH, whose amino-acid sequence MSQANQTEVNTPENGDKKPLFRLKSVNLQVFVMLAAIAVIMLFFTFTTEGAYLSARNISNLLRQTAITGILAVGMVFVIISAEIDLSVGSMMGLLGGAAAIFDVWLGWPLPLTIVVTLGLGLVLGAWNGWWVAYRKVPSFIVTLAGMLAFRGILIGITNGTTVSPTSNAMSQIGQSYLPNGLGFGIGAIGLMLFVVWQWRRRSHRIRLGLPVAAPQGDVTRQTITAVIVLGAIYLLNDYRGVPTPVLILTALMLAGIFMATRTAFGRRIYAIGGNIDAARLSGVNVERTKLAVFAINGLMVAMAGLILSSRLGAGSPSAGNIAELDAIAACVIGGTSLAGGIGSVAGAVMGAFIMASLDNGMSMLDVPTFWQYIVKGAILLLAVWMDSATKRRV is encoded by the coding sequence ATGTCGCAAGCTAATCAAACTGAAGTGAACACACCCGAAAATGGCGATAAAAAGCCATTATTCCGACTAAAATCGGTTAATTTACAAGTTTTTGTCATGTTGGCGGCTATTGCCGTGATTATGCTGTTTTTCACTTTTACCACCGAAGGGGCCTATCTCAGCGCCAGGAATATCTCGAATCTACTGCGACAAACGGCGATCACCGGCATTTTGGCGGTGGGGATGGTGTTTGTCATTATTTCGGCCGAAATTGATTTGTCTGTTGGCTCGATGATGGGGTTATTGGGCGGTGCGGCAGCCATTTTTGATGTGTGGCTCGGTTGGCCGCTCCCTCTGACCATTGTAGTCACTCTGGGATTGGGGCTGGTGCTTGGCGCGTGGAATGGTTGGTGGGTTGCTTATCGCAAAGTGCCTTCGTTTATTGTCACATTGGCGGGGATGTTGGCTTTCCGTGGCATTTTAATCGGCATTACCAACGGCACGACCGTTTCACCTACCAGTAATGCCATGTCGCAGATTGGTCAAAGTTATCTGCCAAACGGCCTTGGCTTTGGCATTGGCGCAATTGGCCTGATGTTATTTGTTGTCTGGCAGTGGCGTCGACGTAGCCATCGTATCCGGCTGGGCTTGCCTGTTGCCGCGCCACAAGGTGATGTTACTCGCCAAACTATTACCGCAGTTATCGTTCTTGGTGCCATATATTTACTGAATGATTATCGGGGCGTCCCTACACCGGTATTGATTCTCACGGCATTGATGTTGGCGGGTATTTTTATGGCCACCCGCACCGCATTTGGCCGCCGGATCTATGCTATTGGCGGCAATATCGATGCCGCGCGCTTGTCTGGGGTGAATGTGGAACGCACCAAACTGGCGGTATTTGCGATCAACGGGTTGATGGTTGCCATGGCAGGTTTGATTCTCAGTTCACGCCTTGGGGCTGGCTCACCTTCAGCCGGTAATATTGCTGAACTGGATGCGATTGCCGCTTGTGTCATTGGTGGCACCAGCCTGGCGGGTGGGATCGGGAGTGTGGCGGGAGCCGTTATGGGGGCATTTATCATGGCTTCTCTCGACAATGGGATGAGCATGCTGGATGTGCCGACATTCTGGCAGTACATTGTCAAAGGTGCAATTTTGCTGTTGGCAGTGTGGATGGATTCTGCCACCAAACGCCGGGTCTGA